One window of Novosphingobium sp. P6W genomic DNA carries:
- the proS gene encoding proline--tRNA ligase codes for MNQKSSQTPAIRHALNTKRADDFAQWYQEVVSEAEMAEESGVRGCMVIKPWGYGVWERIQRLMDDRIKAAGVQNCYFPLFIPLSYFAKEAEHVEGFAKEMAVVTHHRLIGDGKGGLVPDPEAKLEEPLIVRPTSETVIGQAMARWVQSWRDLPLMVNQWANVVRWEMRTRMFLRTSEFLWQEGHTAHADKDDAMVETLRALEMYRDFAEDELAMPVVAGEKPENERFPGAVATYSIEAMMQDGKALQAGTSHYLGTGFAHAAGITFQDREGTQQYAHTTSWGTSTRMIGGLIMVHGDDDGLRVPPRVAPHQIVILPMLRETPEDDALLAYCEELRKALSRQTTLGEPVRVLLDKRPGKATQKRWAWVKKGVPIVLEIGGRDAAGGQVSMLRRDRLWNEAAKANFIGMAKDDFVAKAAAEIEDIQASLYAEAKTRRDANIAAATSFDEVAAFFSDDKRYPGWVEVEWARPTGDELEAVVQKLKTLKLTMRNTPLDAAPVTGACIFTGRPAVEKIYVARSY; via the coding sequence ATGAATCAGAAGTCCAGCCAGACGCCCGCCATCCGCCACGCCCTCAACACCAAGCGCGCGGACGATTTCGCCCAGTGGTATCAGGAAGTCGTTTCCGAAGCCGAGATGGCCGAGGAATCCGGCGTTCGCGGCTGCATGGTCATCAAGCCGTGGGGCTACGGCGTGTGGGAACGCATCCAGCGCCTGATGGACGACCGGATCAAGGCTGCGGGCGTTCAGAACTGCTATTTCCCGCTGTTCATCCCGCTGTCCTACTTCGCCAAGGAAGCCGAGCACGTCGAGGGTTTCGCCAAGGAAATGGCGGTCGTCACCCATCACCGCCTGATCGGTGACGGCAAGGGCGGCCTGGTGCCCGATCCCGAGGCCAAGCTGGAAGAACCGCTGATCGTGCGCCCCACTTCGGAGACGGTGATCGGCCAAGCCATGGCGCGTTGGGTGCAGTCGTGGCGCGACCTGCCGCTGATGGTCAACCAGTGGGCCAACGTCGTGCGCTGGGAAATGCGCACCCGCATGTTCCTGCGTACCAGCGAGTTCCTCTGGCAGGAGGGCCACACCGCCCACGCCGACAAGGACGACGCCATGGTGGAAACCCTGCGCGCGCTGGAAATGTACCGCGATTTCGCCGAGGACGAACTGGCCATGCCGGTCGTCGCCGGTGAAAAGCCGGAGAACGAGCGCTTCCCCGGCGCCGTCGCGACCTATTCGATCGAGGCGATGATGCAGGATGGCAAGGCGCTCCAGGCGGGCACCTCGCACTACCTCGGCACAGGGTTTGCCCATGCCGCGGGCATCACCTTCCAGGACCGCGAAGGCACGCAGCAATATGCGCATACGACCAGTTGGGGCACCTCGACCCGCATGATCGGCGGCCTCATCATGGTCCACGGCGACGATGATGGCCTGCGCGTACCGCCGCGCGTCGCGCCGCACCAGATCGTGATCCTGCCGATGCTGCGCGAAACGCCTGAGGACGACGCGCTGCTCGCGTACTGCGAGGAACTGCGCAAGGCTCTCAGCCGCCAGACCACGCTGGGCGAGCCGGTGCGCGTGCTGCTCGACAAGCGTCCCGGCAAGGCTACGCAGAAGCGCTGGGCCTGGGTCAAGAAGGGCGTGCCGATCGTGCTGGAAATCGGCGGCCGCGATGCTGCCGGCGGACAGGTTTCGATGCTGCGCCGCGACCGCCTGTGGAACGAGGCCGCCAAGGCCAACTTCATCGGCATGGCGAAGGACGATTTCGTCGCCAAGGCTGCTGCCGAGATCGAGGACATCCAGGCCTCGCTATACGCCGAAGCCAAGACGCGCCGCGATGCGAACATTGCGGCCGCCACCAGCTTCGATGAAGTCGCCGCGTTCTTCTCCGACGACAAGCGCTATCCGGGCTGGGTCGAAGTGGAGTGGGCGCGCCCTACCGGAGATGAACTGGAAGCGGTCGTGCAGAAGCTCAAGACGCTGAAGCTGACGATGCGCAACACCCCCTTGGATGCGGCACCGGTGACAGGCGCTTGCATCTTCACGGGCCGCCCGGCGGTCGAGAAAATCTACGTGGCGCGGTCTTACTGA
- a CDS encoding NUDIX hydrolase — MATRASRPAARIILLDDAGRVLLFRFDPPGRPPFWCTAGGAVDPGETFEQAARRELLEETGIIAEPGPEIARKQAEFITIEGVPVIADERYFRVHLPAGTDPDAIDTGGHTELERAVMKSWRWFDRAALAAMDEQFFPEDLADFLD, encoded by the coding sequence ATGGCAACCCGTGCGTCCCGGCCTGCCGCGCGCATCATCCTGCTGGATGATGCCGGCAGGGTCCTGCTATTCCGGTTCGATCCGCCGGGCCGCCCTCCGTTCTGGTGCACGGCGGGCGGCGCCGTCGACCCCGGCGAAACGTTTGAGCAGGCTGCACGCCGCGAACTGCTTGAGGAAACCGGCATTATCGCCGAACCCGGGCCGGAAATCGCGCGCAAGCAGGCTGAATTCATCACCATCGAAGGCGTGCCGGTCATCGCCGACGAGCGCTATTTCCGGGTCCATCTGCCTGCCGGCACCGATCCTGATGCGATCGATACCGGCGGCCATACCGAACTCGAACGCGCCGTGATGAAAAGCTGGCGCTGGTTCGACCGCGCAGCGCTGGCCGCGATGGACGAACAGTTCTTTCCCGAAGATCTGGCAGACTTTCTCGATTAG
- the phaR gene encoding polyhydroxyalkanoate synthesis repressor PhaR, which yields MAETASNDDNTVIIKKYANRRLYNTRSSSYITLDHLSKMTREGVDYKVLDAKTGADITHTILTQIIMEEESNGEQMLPVNFLRELISMYGNSMQSLIPHYLEASMENFRANQSKLAKAFEDSLGNNPLAKLAEQNMAMFRAASSAFMPGAEKGDAPKAPSEGPAPTGESAGDLSALRDQMAEIQKRLDSLGK from the coding sequence ATGGCTGAAACGGCGTCGAATGACGACAACACCGTAATCATCAAGAAATACGCAAACCGGCGACTCTACAACACCCGCTCGTCGAGCTACATCACGCTTGACCACCTATCCAAGATGACCCGCGAAGGGGTGGACTACAAGGTTCTCGACGCCAAGACCGGCGCCGACATCACCCACACCATCCTGACCCAGATCATCATGGAAGAAGAATCCAACGGCGAGCAGATGCTTCCGGTGAACTTCCTGCGCGAACTCATCAGCATGTACGGCAATTCGATGCAGTCGCTGATCCCGCACTATCTGGAAGCCTCGATGGAAAACTTCCGGGCCAACCAGTCCAAACTCGCCAAGGCATTTGAAGACAGCCTGGGCAACAACCCGCTGGCCAAGCTGGCTGAGCAGAACATGGCAATGTTCCGCGCCGCTTCGTCGGCCTTCATGCCCGGCGCCGAAAAGGGCGACGCGCCCAAGGCTCCGTCCGAAGGCCCCGCGCCCACCGGCGAATCGGCTGGCGATCTTTCCGCGCTTCGCGACCAGATGGCCGAAATCCAGAAGCGGCTCGACTCGCTGGGCAAGTAA
- a CDS encoding iron-sulfur cluster assembly scaffold protein, giving the protein MTAAVLYTPAVLGLTIELARYPLTDDLALSGEGRSKSCGSTITLGLSTGAEGTIERIGVRSQACAIGQAAAAIFAGAAAGCTPAQIGQASREIAAWLAGEGALPDWPRLDVIAAARDYPARHGAVMLPWNAAVAALSPT; this is encoded by the coding sequence ATGACTGCTGCCGTTCTTTACACCCCCGCAGTGCTTGGCCTGACGATTGAGCTGGCGCGCTATCCGCTCACCGACGATCTTGCGCTGAGCGGTGAGGGGCGCTCAAAAAGTTGCGGCAGCACGATTACCCTCGGGCTTTCGACGGGGGCCGAAGGCACCATCGAGCGGATCGGCGTGCGCAGCCAGGCCTGCGCAATCGGGCAGGCGGCGGCCGCTATCTTCGCAGGCGCTGCCGCAGGATGCACTCCGGCGCAGATCGGGCAAGCGAGCCGCGAGATTGCCGCATGGCTGGCCGGTGAAGGTGCCTTGCCGGATTGGCCGCGCCTTGATGTCATAGCCGCCGCGCGTGACTACCCAGCGCGCCACGGCGCCGTGATGCTGCCTTGGAATGCTGCCGTGGCAGCACTTTCCCCCACGTAA
- a CDS encoding CvpA family protein: MTGFDIAVLLFVGLGAITGFMRGFVQEILALAAWVFAIFAIRMLHAPATTWLEPHIGSDSGAAVLAFALCLGIPFAFVKLVAKWAGSKSRASVLGPIDRALGFGFGAVKGVIIIVLGFSVLVLGYDTVWGVGGRPDWITTARTYPFINASSEALVQVIAERRREAVAAEAAR; this comes from the coding sequence ATGACTGGCTTCGACATTGCCGTGCTGCTCTTCGTGGGTCTCGGCGCCATTACCGGTTTCATGCGCGGCTTCGTGCAGGAAATCCTGGCGCTGGCCGCGTGGGTCTTTGCGATCTTCGCCATCCGTATGCTGCATGCGCCGGCCACCACCTGGCTGGAGCCGCATATCGGCTCGGATTCGGGCGCAGCGGTGCTTGCTTTTGCGCTGTGCCTCGGCATTCCGTTCGCGTTTGTGAAGCTGGTCGCCAAATGGGCGGGCAGCAAAAGCCGGGCCTCGGTGCTGGGGCCGATCGACCGGGCGCTCGGATTCGGCTTCGGCGCGGTGAAGGGCGTGATCATTATCGTGCTGGGTTTCTCGGTGCTGGTGCTGGGCTACGATACCGTGTGGGGTGTAGGCGGCCGGCCCGACTGGATCACGACCGCACGGACCTATCCCTTCATCAACGCCAGCAGCGAAGCACTCGTCCAGGTGATCGCCGAGCGCCGCCGCGAAGCTGTCGCCGCCGAGGCCGCGCGCTGA
- the radA gene encoding DNA repair protein RadA: MAKPKRRFICQACGGVSTRWQGQCPDCSEWNTLAEDAPQTIFSSKHDLSSGGRPILFTPLDQPGEIPKRRTSGISEFDRALGGGFVPGSAILMGGDPGIGKSTILLQVSANVARAGGLSVYVSGEEAAGQVRLRAERLGLSNAPIQLAAATSVRDILTTLGMMDPPALLVIDSIQTMHSDQIEGAPGTVSQVRGCAFELIRYAKENGVILVLVGHVTKDGSIAGPRVLEHMVDVVMSFEGERSHQYRILRSLKNRFGPVDEIGVFAMEGTGLAEVGNPSMLFLSGREEPMAGSAVFPAMEGTRPVLVEIQALIVRLQSGATPRRAVVGWDSGRMAMLLAVLEARCGLSFSSAEVYLNVAGGYRLSDPAADLAVAAALISALGDKPLPTTAVWFGEVSLAGEIRPVAHGSIRQRESAKLGFESAFGPSNGPPPEQGLKFSGLAMLPNLVDRILSDA; the protein is encoded by the coding sequence ATGGCGAAACCGAAACGTCGATTTATATGCCAGGCCTGCGGCGGTGTTTCCACGCGCTGGCAGGGCCAGTGCCCCGATTGCAGCGAGTGGAATACGCTGGCCGAAGACGCGCCGCAGACGATCTTCTCGTCCAAGCACGACTTGTCGTCGGGCGGGCGGCCGATCCTGTTCACCCCGCTCGACCAGCCCGGCGAAATTCCCAAGCGGCGCACCAGCGGCATCTCCGAATTCGACCGGGCGCTGGGCGGCGGTTTCGTGCCCGGTTCGGCGATTCTGATGGGCGGCGATCCGGGTATCGGCAAGTCGACGATCCTGCTGCAGGTATCGGCCAACGTTGCCAGGGCAGGCGGTCTTTCGGTCTACGTCAGCGGCGAGGAGGCAGCCGGACAGGTCCGCCTGCGTGCCGAGCGGCTCGGCCTTTCCAACGCCCCGATCCAACTCGCGGCGGCAACTTCGGTGCGCGATATCCTGACTACGCTGGGCATGATGGACCCGCCGGCGCTGCTGGTGATAGATTCGATCCAGACCATGCATTCCGACCAGATCGAGGGCGCCCCCGGCACCGTCAGCCAGGTCCGTGGCTGCGCGTTCGAACTGATCCGCTACGCCAAGGAAAACGGCGTCATCCTCGTCCTCGTCGGCCACGTCACCAAGGACGGCTCGATCGCCGGCCCGCGCGTGCTGGAACACATGGTCGACGTGGTGATGAGCTTCGAGGGCGAGCGAAGCCATCAGTACCGCATCCTGCGATCCTTGAAGAACCGCTTCGGCCCCGTCGACGAGATCGGCGTTTTCGCGATGGAGGGCACGGGACTTGCGGAAGTAGGCAACCCCTCGATGCTGTTCCTCTCAGGCCGGGAGGAACCGATGGCCGGCTCTGCGGTGTTCCCGGCAATGGAAGGCACCCGCCCGGTACTGGTTGAAATCCAGGCGCTGATCGTCCGCTTGCAAAGCGGCGCAACCCCGCGCCGCGCTGTGGTGGGCTGGGATTCGGGCCGAATGGCGATGTTGCTCGCTGTGTTGGAAGCGCGCTGCGGGCTAAGTTTCTCCAGCGCCGAAGTCTACCTCAATGTCGCGGGCGGCTACCGCCTGAGTGACCCCGCTGCCGACCTTGCCGTCGCCGCCGCGCTGATCTCGGCGTTGGGGGACAAGCCGCTGCCGACGACCGCCGTGTGGTTCGGCGAAGTGTCTCTCGCGGGAGAGATACGCCCGGTCGCCCATGGTTCGATCCGCCAGCGCGAATCGGCCAAGCTCGGCTTCGAGAGCGCGTTCGGGCCGTCCAATGGGCCGCCGCCGGAACAGGGGCTGAAATTTTCCGGACTGGCAATGTTGCCCAACCTCGTTGACCGCATCCTGTCCGATGCCTAA
- a CDS encoding patatin-like protein yields the protein MQQKELRIALVCYGGVSLAVYMHGVTKELWKALQASRALWSREDAPEGSAAVYLALLKRLESGGNVRLRILTDIVAGASAGGINSVFLAQAIHSGQSLEPLTDLWLDNADVDMLLDPEARPGSRAAKFWASPLVSYLLHRPGNAVSASVAPEARAEVRDKLSRLIRSRWFEPPFSGIGFSRLLYRALTAMAEAPAGKPLLPADHPLDLFVTATDFKGHLETLRLHSPELVLESEHRLTLGFHSVAGRTGGQPLAGIPELVLAARASASFPGAFPPLRIEEIDRLVAEHGASWPERDAFLARVMPEHARRGELDSVSLIDGSVLVNAPFSDAMAVLRDRPATREIDRRFVYIDPSPDHLGAEMRRDTTLPGFFPVIFGALSAIPREQPIRDNLETLARQSREMATLREIVLAMRPQIEETVDRLFGHTLFLDRPTPKRLAAWRAKAQGAASEQAGYAYHGYAQVKFSGIAAMIARMVLEAAPELDLPSPEPIRARLMLHLAASGIDRTQALREAVSPAMVGFFRSHDIAFRVRRLRLLARRVTQEWEAEADVTEEDRDKARAAIYAALSLYIEREPLAALGDDFPALARAFFEDPQAVVDHIEERRNLIEADVAVDDLLAQALAAMPQALRRRVLLAYLGFPFYDTVTLPLLRGEGLNEFDPVLVDRISPEDCHAIRRGGTGETLRGTEFYNFGAFFSRTYRENDYLWGRLHGAERVMDMIASTLGAEHAMSPVELLGFKRRAFIAILDEEKTRLLADPGLVKRIRREVLAGGGAGTSSPIQGGGSPQG from the coding sequence ATGCAGCAGAAAGAACTGCGGATCGCGCTGGTCTGCTATGGCGGTGTCAGCCTTGCGGTCTACATGCACGGCGTCACCAAGGAACTGTGGAAGGCCCTTCAGGCCAGCCGTGCGCTATGGTCACGCGAAGACGCGCCCGAGGGCAGCGCGGCGGTCTATCTCGCCCTGCTGAAGCGGCTTGAGAGCGGCGGCAATGTTCGCCTGCGCATCCTTACCGATATCGTCGCCGGGGCCAGCGCGGGCGGCATCAACAGCGTCTTCCTTGCGCAGGCGATCCATTCGGGGCAGTCGCTGGAGCCATTGACCGACCTGTGGCTCGATAATGCCGACGTCGACATGCTGCTCGATCCCGAGGCGCGGCCCGGATCGCGCGCGGCGAAGTTCTGGGCGAGCCCCCTCGTCTCCTACCTGCTGCACCGGCCCGGCAATGCGGTTAGTGCCAGCGTCGCGCCCGAGGCGCGGGCCGAAGTGCGCGACAAGCTGTCGCGCCTGATCCGCTCCCGCTGGTTCGAGCCGCCGTTCAGCGGCATCGGTTTCTCGCGCCTGCTCTACCGCGCGCTGACGGCTATGGCTGAGGCGCCGGCAGGCAAACCGCTGCTACCGGCAGACCATCCCCTGGACCTGTTCGTCACCGCTACCGACTTCAAGGGACACCTTGAAACGCTGCGGCTCCATTCGCCCGAACTGGTGCTGGAGAGCGAGCATCGTCTGACTTTGGGCTTCCACTCAGTGGCCGGGCGAACGGGCGGACAGCCGCTGGCCGGTATTCCGGAACTGGTGCTGGCGGCGCGGGCCTCGGCCAGCTTTCCCGGCGCTTTCCCGCCGCTACGGATCGAGGAGATCGACCGTCTTGTCGCCGAACACGGCGCGTCGTGGCCGGAGCGGGATGCTTTCCTTGCGCGGGTGATGCCTGAACATGCGCGGCGCGGAGAGCTAGATTCGGTGTCGCTGATCGATGGCTCGGTGCTGGTCAACGCACCTTTTTCGGATGCGATGGCAGTGCTGCGAGACCGGCCGGCGACGCGTGAGATCGATCGGCGCTTCGTCTATATCGACCCCTCGCCCGACCACCTCGGTGCGGAGATGCGGCGCGATACTACCCTGCCCGGTTTCTTCCCGGTGATATTCGGCGCACTCTCGGCGATCCCGCGCGAGCAGCCGATCCGTGACAATCTGGAAACCCTCGCCCGCCAGTCGCGCGAGATGGCGACGCTGCGCGAGATCGTCCTCGCCATGCGTCCGCAGATCGAGGAAACGGTGGACAGGTTGTTCGGCCATACCCTGTTCCTGGACCGGCCGACGCCCAAGCGGCTCGCGGCGTGGCGGGCCAAGGCGCAAGGCGCGGCGTCGGAGCAGGCGGGCTATGCCTATCATGGCTATGCGCAGGTCAAGTTCAGCGGCATCGCGGCGATGATCGCGCGCATGGTGCTGGAGGCTGCGCCGGAACTGGACCTGCCCTCGCCCGAACCGATCAGGGCTCGGCTGATGCTGCACCTTGCCGCCAGCGGGATCGACCGCACGCAGGCGCTGCGCGAGGCAGTTTCGCCCGCGATGGTCGGGTTCTTCCGCTCGCACGACATCGCGTTCAGGGTGCGCCGCCTGCGGCTGCTGGCGCGGCGGGTGACGCAGGAATGGGAGGCCGAGGCCGACGTCACCGAAGAGGACCGCGACAAGGCGCGGGCAGCGATCTACGCGGCGCTCTCGCTCTATATCGAGCGCGAGCCGCTGGCGGCGCTGGGCGATGATTTTCCGGCGCTGGCGCGGGCATTTTTCGAGGACCCGCAAGCAGTCGTCGATCATATCGAGGAGCGGCGTAACCTGATCGAGGCGGACGTGGCTGTCGACGATCTGCTGGCGCAGGCGCTGGCGGCGATGCCGCAGGCGCTGCGCCGCCGCGTGCTGCTCGCCTATCTGGGGTTCCCGTTTTACGATACGGTCACCCTGCCCCTGCTGCGCGGTGAAGGGCTGAACGAGTTCGATCCCGTGCTGGTCGACCGGATTTCACCCGAGGATTGCCATGCGATCCGTCGCGGCGGCACCGGGGAGACTTTGCGCGGGACCGAGTTCTACAACTTCGGTGCCTTCTTCAGCCGGACTTACCGCGAAAACGATTATCTGTGGGGCCGCCTCCACGGGGCGGAGCGGGTTATGGACATGATCGCCTCGACGCTGGGCGCCGAGCACGCGATGTCGCCGGTGGAACTGCTGGGGTTCAAGCGCCGCGCGTTCATCGCCATCCTCGATGAGGAGAAAACGCGGCTGCTTGCCGATCCGGGGCTGGTCAAGCGCATCCGGCGCGAGGTTCTGGCGGGCGGCGGGGCGGGCACGTCCTCCCCGATCCAAGGAGGTGGCAGCCC